A genomic segment from Labrus bergylta chromosome 3, fLabBer1.1, whole genome shotgun sequence encodes:
- the cdkl5 gene encoding cyclin-dependent kinase-like 5 isoform X2, with amino-acid sequence MNKFEVLGIVGEGAYGVVLKCRHKETNELVAIKKFKDSEENEEVKETTLRELKMLRTLKQDNIVELKEAFRRRGKLYLVFEYVERNMLELLEELPNGAPPDKVRSYIYQLIKAINWCHKNEIVHRDIKPENLLISSEDVLKLCDFGFARNLSEGTDANYTEYVATRWYRSPELLLGAPYGKAVDMWSVGCILGELSDGQPLFPGESEIDQLFTIQKVLGPLPAEQMKLFYNNPRFHGIRFPSVTHPQTLERRYQGILSGLMLDLMKSLLLLNPTERYLTEQSLNHPAFQPLRQAERERPPPASPNLPRSSKRKTHHHGENTVPTRSHQKSTSRRSNSKECSSLPRHGDLHHLSNKGFLNGNKPPPSSLSPQLLPKGQYLSQTLNRSASSSKDLANNNLPHLLSPKDTKGKTEFDFSMGPSPKLSDQGHGGKYSHSKSSSSRSQQQQQQQQQQQQQQASRHTFLEGKNNTLQSAAEKQHGRHTHSMADSTHGSMSSSSKSSASYLSLSKSHSALSDSKSVGNLSDGRLHLDDPNANANVGMQPSARFFPASCLDLNAPSGPPGPPGSPSARHSDRSGHSPASRSSGNVRMESSTLDSSSRHKSRHKPLTPEEAGAPELLDPGGAGMPSTHTLPSPHESYHYGLGYTSPFSSQQRPQRHSMYVRRERHRPHGVEGGMAGLPAPGQAIPTRASSLQLLSPQLQHRTTLTGHSVSSSRESCTDDMTRSEQSPKDLSHPCAPIKDSTRDNAAAYHTQRSKNEVGMYHDPHVEDGGSSKENRMIFTESMPRRVGSFYLPSPRPDNSSSFHDGVGQGRGPVVPVVPGDPVAMANHSKRQTAFDWTAAEAMVMNPPEPIKEKEKQGFFRSIKKKKKKTQITDMEDGRNPSIKKSLFPLFSSKNSLKHNSAVKVLPVVASPMVQHQPPAPYPASPVPGNGQEHMSLQRSSKSSSHHGSRRKNRERSRDRDREREQSRERDRERERERERERERDRGRERERVNDWPPDKPVDSHSQSQPLKSLRRLLHLSPSSSNQGQPPPPPPDLRFQAPLPNPPQPSSKPVYPEGRGHAESRGHPGVSSSTQQAKSRKTSYPLPGQIESSWHVSALQRAEGAQFTPEQLGIKPGQNGPTFTRASRTRMPNLNDLKETAL; translated from the exons ATGAATAAGTTTGAAGTCCTTGGCATTGTGGGAGAAG GAGCGTATGGAGTGGTGCTTAAGTGCAGGCATAAG GAAACCAATGAGCTGGTGGCCATTAAGAAGTTCAAAGACAGCGAAG AAAATGAGGAGGTCAAAGAAACGACTCTTCGGGAGCTGAAGATGCTTCGGACGCTGAAGCAGGACAACATCGTCGAGCTTAAGGAAGCTTTTCGCCGCAGGGGGAAACTCTACCTTGTCTTTGAATATGTTGAGAGG AACATGCTGGAGCTCTTAGAGGAACTGCCCAACGGTGCACCGCCTGATAAAGTCCGCAGCTACATCTACCAGCTCATCAAAGCCATCAACTGGTGTCACAAGAATGAGATAGTACACAGAG aTATCAAGCCCGAAAACCTCCTCATCAGCTCGGAGGACGTCCTCAAACTCTGTGACTTTG GTTTTGCTCGTAACCTGTCTGAAGGAACAGATGCCAACTACACTGAGTATGTGGCTACACGGTGGTACCGCTCGCCGGAGCTGCTGCTGGG GGCTCCGTATGGAAAGGCCGTGGACATGTGGTCAGTGGGTTGTATCCTCGGGGAGCTGAGTGACGGACAGCCCTTGTTCCCAGGAGAAAGTGAGATAGATCAG CTCTTCACCATTCAGAAGGTTTTGGGGCCTCTTCCTGCAGAACAGATGAAACTCTTCTACAACAACCCTCGCTTTCATGGAATCAGG tttCCCTCTGTTACTCATCCTCAGACTTTGGAGAGAAGATACCAGGGTATCCTGAGTGGTTTGATGTTGGATCTGATGAAg agcctgctgctgctgaaccCCACTGAGCGTTACCTGACTGAGCAGAGTTTGAACCATCCAGCCTTCCAGCCTctgagacaggcagagagagaacgACCTCCCCCTGCATCTCCCAACCTGCCGCGCTCCTCCAAAAGGAAAACGCACCATCATGGAGAGAACACAGTTCCTACAAG GAGTCACCAAAAGAGCACGAGCCGTCGCTCCAACAGCAAAGAATGTTCCAGCCTCCCTCGCCATGGCGACCTCCATCACCTCAGCAACAAGGGTTTCCTCAACGGGAACAAGCCACCCCCCTCCAGTCTGAGTCCTCAACTCCTCCCAAAGGGCCAGTACTTGTCCCAAACCCTCAATCGTTCAGCCTCATCCAGCAAAGACCTAGCCAACAACAACCTGCCGCACCTCCTCAGTCCAAAAGACACAAAAGGCAAGACAGAGTTTGATTTCAGCATGGGACCGTCCCCGAAGCTGTCTGACCAGGGACACGGAGGGAAGTACAGCCACAGCAAATCCAGCTCCTCTcgctctcagcagcagcagcaacagcagcagcagcagcagcagcagcaggccagCCGCCACACCTTCCTGGAAGGAAAGAACAATACCCTGCAGtctgcagcagaaaaacaacatggcCGACACACCCACAGTATGGCCGATTCTACCCATGGGTCCATGTCCTCGTCCTCAAAGAGTTCAGCCTCTTATCTCAGCCTGTCTAAGAGCCACAGCGCGCTGAGCGATTCTAAATCTGTAGGGAACCTCAGTGATGGTCGACTCCACCTAGATGACCCAAACGCCAACGCCAATGTTGGGATGCAGCCCAGTGCTCGCTTCTTCCCAGCCAGCTGCTTAGACCTGAACGCTCCTTCAGGTCCACCCGGGCCGCCCGGCAGCCCCTCTGCTCGACACAGCGATCGATCTGGACACAGCCCCGCTTCGCGTAGCAGCGGCAACGTCCGAATGGAGAGCAGCACACTGGACTCCTCGTCCAGACACAAATCCAGACATAAACCTTTAACACCAG AGGAGGCCGGCGCTCCGGAGCTCTTAGACCCTGGAGGAGCTGGGATGCCTTCCACACACACTCTACCTTCTCCACATGAGTCTTATCATTACGGCCTGGGCTACACCTCACCCTTCTCCTCCCAGCAAAGGCCTCAGCGCCACTCTATGTACGTGAGGAGGGAGCGTCACCGACCACACGGGGTGGAGGGGGGAATGGCGGGCCTGCCTGCGCCGGGACAGGCAATACCAACACGTGCCAGcagtctgcagctcctctcccCTCAGCTGCAGCACCGGACAACCCTGACAGGACACTCGGTTAGCTCGTCCAGAGAGAGCTGCACAGATGACATGACCAGG AGTGAGCAGTCCCCTAAAGACTTGAGCCACCCCTGTGCCCCCATCAAAGACTCTACGAGGGACAACGCTGCTGCTTATCATACGCAGCGCTCTAAAAACGAG GTCGGGATGTATCACGACCCGCATGTTGAGGACGGCGGATCCTCCAAGGAGAACCGGATGATCTTCACTGAGTCCATGCCACGGAGAGTTGGCAGCTTTTACC tcCCTTCCCCCCGACCAGATAACTCCTCCTCTTTCCACGATGGCGTCGGGCAGGGTCGAGGGCCGGTCGTACCCGTTGTACCTGGAGACCCTGTCGCCATGGCCAACCACTCCAAACGTCAGACAGCTTTTGACTg GACTGCTGCCGAAGCGATGGTCATGAATCCTCCGGAGCCGatcaaagagaaggaaaaacaagGCTTCTTCAGAtccattaaaaagaagaagaagaagacacaaata ACGGACATGGAGGACGGGAGGAACCCCAGCATCAAGAAAAGCCTTTTCCCCCTCTTTAGCTCAAAGAATAGCTTAAAGCACAACTCAGCTGTCAAAGTCCTACCTGTAGTGGCCTCGCCTATGGTACAACACCAGCCTCCCGCGCCCTACCCTGCCTCACCA GTTCCTGGTAACGGACAAGAGCACATGTccctgcagaggagctcaaagtcGTCCTCTCACCACGGCAGCCGACGGAAAAACCGCGAGAGATCCCGAGACAGAGACCGAGAGCGGGAACAGAGCAGGgaacgagacagagagagagagagagaaagagagagagagagagagagggacagagggagggagagagagagagtcaatgACTGGCCACCAGACAAACCAGTGGACTCACACTCTCAG AGTCAACCCCTGAAGTCGCTCCGCCGGCTCCTTCATCTCTCGCCGTCTTCCTCGAATCAAGGAcaacctcctccccctccccctgacCTGCGCTTCCAAGCCCCCCTCCCCAACCCCCCTCAGCCCTCCTCCAAACCAGTCTACCCCGAGGGTCGAGGGCACGCCGAGAGTAGGGGGCACCCCGGGGTGAGCAGCTCCACCCAGCAGGCCAAGAGCCGCAAGACCAGCTACCCTCTTCCCGGGCAGATCGAGTCCAGCTGGCACGTGTCGGCTCTGCAGCGGGCAGAGGGCGCTCAGTTCACCCCAGAACAGCTGGGCATCAAACCGGGGCAGAACGGACCCACCTTTACCCGAGCCTCCCGCACTAGGATGCCAAACCTCAACGACCTGAAGGAGACCGCGCtgtaa
- the cdkl5 gene encoding cyclin-dependent kinase-like 5 isoform X5, which yields MNKFEVLGIVGEGAYGVVLKCRHKETNELVAIKKFKDSEENEEVKETTLRELKMLRTLKQDNIVELKEAFRRRGKLYLVFEYVERNMLELLEELPNGAPPDKVRSYIYQLIKAINWCHKNEIVHRDIKPENLLISSEDVLKLCDFGFARNLSEGTDANYTEYVATRWYRSPELLLGAPYGKAVDMWSVGCILGELSDGQPLFPGESEIDQLFTIQKVLGPLPAEQMKLFYNNPRFHGIRFPSVTHPQTLERRYQGILSGLMLDLMKSLLLLNPTERYLTEQSLNHPAFQPLRQAERERPPPASPNLPRSSKRKTHHHGENTVPTRSHQKSTSRRSNSKECSSLPRHGDLHHLSNKGFLNGNKPPPSSLSPQLLPKGQYLSQTLNRSASSSKDLANNNLPHLLSPKDTKGKTEFDFSMGPSPKLSDQGHGGKYSHSKSSSSRSQQQQQQQQQQQQQQASRHTFLEGKNNTLQSAAEKQHGRHTHSMADSTHGSMSSSSKSSASYLSLSKSHSALSDSKSVGNLSDGRLHLDDPNANANVGMQPSARFFPASCLDLNAPSGPPGPPGSPSARHSDRSGHSPASRSSGNVRMESSTLDSSSRHKSRHKPLTPEEAGAPELLDPGGAGMPSTHTLPSPHESYHYGLGYTSPFSSQQRPQRHSMYVRRERHRPHGVEGGMAGLPAPGQAIPTRASSLQLLSPQLQHRTTLTGHSVSSSRESCTDDMTRVGMYHDPHVEDGGSSKENRMIFTESMPRRVGSFYLPSPRPDNSSSFHDGVGQGRGPVVPVVPGDPVAMANHSKRQTAFDWTAAEAMVMNPPEPIKEKEKQGFFRSIKKKKKKTQITDMEDGRNPSIKKSLFPLFSSKNSLKHNSAVKVLPVVASPMVQHQPPAPYPASPVPGNGQEHMSLQRSSKSSSHHGSRRKNRERSRDRDREREQSRERDRERERERERERERDRGRERERVNDWPPDKPVDSHSQSQPLKSLRRLLHLSPSSSNQGQPPPPPPDLRFQAPLPNPPQPSSKPVYPEGRGHAESRGHPGVSSSTQQAKSRKTSYPLPGQIESSWHVSALQRAEGAQFTPEQLGIKPGQNGPTFTRASRTRMPNLNDLKETAL from the exons ATGAATAAGTTTGAAGTCCTTGGCATTGTGGGAGAAG GAGCGTATGGAGTGGTGCTTAAGTGCAGGCATAAG GAAACCAATGAGCTGGTGGCCATTAAGAAGTTCAAAGACAGCGAAG AAAATGAGGAGGTCAAAGAAACGACTCTTCGGGAGCTGAAGATGCTTCGGACGCTGAAGCAGGACAACATCGTCGAGCTTAAGGAAGCTTTTCGCCGCAGGGGGAAACTCTACCTTGTCTTTGAATATGTTGAGAGG AACATGCTGGAGCTCTTAGAGGAACTGCCCAACGGTGCACCGCCTGATAAAGTCCGCAGCTACATCTACCAGCTCATCAAAGCCATCAACTGGTGTCACAAGAATGAGATAGTACACAGAG aTATCAAGCCCGAAAACCTCCTCATCAGCTCGGAGGACGTCCTCAAACTCTGTGACTTTG GTTTTGCTCGTAACCTGTCTGAAGGAACAGATGCCAACTACACTGAGTATGTGGCTACACGGTGGTACCGCTCGCCGGAGCTGCTGCTGGG GGCTCCGTATGGAAAGGCCGTGGACATGTGGTCAGTGGGTTGTATCCTCGGGGAGCTGAGTGACGGACAGCCCTTGTTCCCAGGAGAAAGTGAGATAGATCAG CTCTTCACCATTCAGAAGGTTTTGGGGCCTCTTCCTGCAGAACAGATGAAACTCTTCTACAACAACCCTCGCTTTCATGGAATCAGG tttCCCTCTGTTACTCATCCTCAGACTTTGGAGAGAAGATACCAGGGTATCCTGAGTGGTTTGATGTTGGATCTGATGAAg agcctgctgctgctgaaccCCACTGAGCGTTACCTGACTGAGCAGAGTTTGAACCATCCAGCCTTCCAGCCTctgagacaggcagagagagaacgACCTCCCCCTGCATCTCCCAACCTGCCGCGCTCCTCCAAAAGGAAAACGCACCATCATGGAGAGAACACAGTTCCTACAAG GAGTCACCAAAAGAGCACGAGCCGTCGCTCCAACAGCAAAGAATGTTCCAGCCTCCCTCGCCATGGCGACCTCCATCACCTCAGCAACAAGGGTTTCCTCAACGGGAACAAGCCACCCCCCTCCAGTCTGAGTCCTCAACTCCTCCCAAAGGGCCAGTACTTGTCCCAAACCCTCAATCGTTCAGCCTCATCCAGCAAAGACCTAGCCAACAACAACCTGCCGCACCTCCTCAGTCCAAAAGACACAAAAGGCAAGACAGAGTTTGATTTCAGCATGGGACCGTCCCCGAAGCTGTCTGACCAGGGACACGGAGGGAAGTACAGCCACAGCAAATCCAGCTCCTCTcgctctcagcagcagcagcaacagcagcagcagcagcagcagcagcaggccagCCGCCACACCTTCCTGGAAGGAAAGAACAATACCCTGCAGtctgcagcagaaaaacaacatggcCGACACACCCACAGTATGGCCGATTCTACCCATGGGTCCATGTCCTCGTCCTCAAAGAGTTCAGCCTCTTATCTCAGCCTGTCTAAGAGCCACAGCGCGCTGAGCGATTCTAAATCTGTAGGGAACCTCAGTGATGGTCGACTCCACCTAGATGACCCAAACGCCAACGCCAATGTTGGGATGCAGCCCAGTGCTCGCTTCTTCCCAGCCAGCTGCTTAGACCTGAACGCTCCTTCAGGTCCACCCGGGCCGCCCGGCAGCCCCTCTGCTCGACACAGCGATCGATCTGGACACAGCCCCGCTTCGCGTAGCAGCGGCAACGTCCGAATGGAGAGCAGCACACTGGACTCCTCGTCCAGACACAAATCCAGACATAAACCTTTAACACCAG AGGAGGCCGGCGCTCCGGAGCTCTTAGACCCTGGAGGAGCTGGGATGCCTTCCACACACACTCTACCTTCTCCACATGAGTCTTATCATTACGGCCTGGGCTACACCTCACCCTTCTCCTCCCAGCAAAGGCCTCAGCGCCACTCTATGTACGTGAGGAGGGAGCGTCACCGACCACACGGGGTGGAGGGGGGAATGGCGGGCCTGCCTGCGCCGGGACAGGCAATACCAACACGTGCCAGcagtctgcagctcctctcccCTCAGCTGCAGCACCGGACAACCCTGACAGGACACTCGGTTAGCTCGTCCAGAGAGAGCTGCACAGATGACATGACCAGG GTCGGGATGTATCACGACCCGCATGTTGAGGACGGCGGATCCTCCAAGGAGAACCGGATGATCTTCACTGAGTCCATGCCACGGAGAGTTGGCAGCTTTTACC tcCCTTCCCCCCGACCAGATAACTCCTCCTCTTTCCACGATGGCGTCGGGCAGGGTCGAGGGCCGGTCGTACCCGTTGTACCTGGAGACCCTGTCGCCATGGCCAACCACTCCAAACGTCAGACAGCTTTTGACTg GACTGCTGCCGAAGCGATGGTCATGAATCCTCCGGAGCCGatcaaagagaaggaaaaacaagGCTTCTTCAGAtccattaaaaagaagaagaagaagacacaaata ACGGACATGGAGGACGGGAGGAACCCCAGCATCAAGAAAAGCCTTTTCCCCCTCTTTAGCTCAAAGAATAGCTTAAAGCACAACTCAGCTGTCAAAGTCCTACCTGTAGTGGCCTCGCCTATGGTACAACACCAGCCTCCCGCGCCCTACCCTGCCTCACCA GTTCCTGGTAACGGACAAGAGCACATGTccctgcagaggagctcaaagtcGTCCTCTCACCACGGCAGCCGACGGAAAAACCGCGAGAGATCCCGAGACAGAGACCGAGAGCGGGAACAGAGCAGGgaacgagacagagagagagagagagaaagagagagagagagagagagggacagagggagggagagagagagagtcaatgACTGGCCACCAGACAAACCAGTGGACTCACACTCTCAG AGTCAACCCCTGAAGTCGCTCCGCCGGCTCCTTCATCTCTCGCCGTCTTCCTCGAATCAAGGAcaacctcctccccctccccctgacCTGCGCTTCCAAGCCCCCCTCCCCAACCCCCCTCAGCCCTCCTCCAAACCAGTCTACCCCGAGGGTCGAGGGCACGCCGAGAGTAGGGGGCACCCCGGGGTGAGCAGCTCCACCCAGCAGGCCAAGAGCCGCAAGACCAGCTACCCTCTTCCCGGGCAGATCGAGTCCAGCTGGCACGTGTCGGCTCTGCAGCGGGCAGAGGGCGCTCAGTTCACCCCAGAACAGCTGGGCATCAAACCGGGGCAGAACGGACCCACCTTTACCCGAGCCTCCCGCACTAGGATGCCAAACCTCAACGACCTGAAGGAGACCGCGCtgtaa
- the cdkl5 gene encoding cyclin-dependent kinase-like 5 isoform X6, whose translation MNKFEVLGIVGEGAYGVVLKCRHKETNELVAIKKFKDSEENEEVKETTLRELKMLRTLKQDNIVELKEAFRRRGKLYLVFEYVERNMLELLEELPNGAPPDKVRSYIYQLIKAINWCHKNEIVHRDIKPENLLISSEDVLKLCDFGFARNLSEGTDANYTEYVATRWYRSPELLLGAPYGKAVDMWSVGCILGELSDGQPLFPGESEIDQLFTIQKVLGPLPAEQMKLFYNNPRFHGIRFPSVTHPQTLERRYQGILSGLMLDLMKSLLLLNPTERYLTEQSLNHPAFQPLRQAERERPPPASPNLPRSSKRKTHHHGENTVPTRSHQKSTSRRSNSKECSSLPRHGDLHHLSNKGFLNGNKPPPSSLSPQLLPKGQYLSQTLNRSASSSKDLANNNLPHLLSPKDTKGKTEFDFSMGPSPKLSDQGHGGKYSHSKSSSSRSQQQQQQQQQQQQQQASRHTFLEGKNNTLQSAAEKQHGRHTHSMADSTHGSMSSSSKSSASYLSLSKSHSALSDSKSVGNLSDGRLHLDDPNANANVGMQPSARFFPASCLDLNAPSGPPGPPGSPSARHSDRSGHSPASRSSGNVRMESSTLDSSSRHKSRHKPLTPEEAGAPELLDPGGAGMPSTHTLPSPHESYHYGLGYTSPFSSQQRPQRHSMYVRRERHRPHGVEGGMAGLPAPGQAIPTRASSLQLLSPQLQHRTTLTGHSVSSSRESCTDDMTRSEQSPKDLSHPCAPIKDSTRDNAAAYHTQRSKNEVGMYHDPHVEDGGSSKENRMIFTESMPRRVGSFYRVPSPRPDNSSSFHDGVGQGRGPVVPVVPGDPVAMANHSKRQTAFDWTAAEAMVMNPPEPIKEKEKQGFFRSIKKKKKKTQIVPGNGQEHMSLQRSSKSSSHHGSRRKNRERSRDRDREREQSRERDRERERERERERERDRGRERERVNDWPPDKPVDSHSQSQPLKSLRRLLHLSPSSSNQGQPPPPPPDLRFQAPLPNPPQPSSKPVYPEGRGHAESRGHPGVSSSTQQAKSRKTSYPLPGQIESSWHVSALQRAEGAQFTPEQLGIKPGQNGPTFTRASRTRMPNLNDLKETAL comes from the exons ATGAATAAGTTTGAAGTCCTTGGCATTGTGGGAGAAG GAGCGTATGGAGTGGTGCTTAAGTGCAGGCATAAG GAAACCAATGAGCTGGTGGCCATTAAGAAGTTCAAAGACAGCGAAG AAAATGAGGAGGTCAAAGAAACGACTCTTCGGGAGCTGAAGATGCTTCGGACGCTGAAGCAGGACAACATCGTCGAGCTTAAGGAAGCTTTTCGCCGCAGGGGGAAACTCTACCTTGTCTTTGAATATGTTGAGAGG AACATGCTGGAGCTCTTAGAGGAACTGCCCAACGGTGCACCGCCTGATAAAGTCCGCAGCTACATCTACCAGCTCATCAAAGCCATCAACTGGTGTCACAAGAATGAGATAGTACACAGAG aTATCAAGCCCGAAAACCTCCTCATCAGCTCGGAGGACGTCCTCAAACTCTGTGACTTTG GTTTTGCTCGTAACCTGTCTGAAGGAACAGATGCCAACTACACTGAGTATGTGGCTACACGGTGGTACCGCTCGCCGGAGCTGCTGCTGGG GGCTCCGTATGGAAAGGCCGTGGACATGTGGTCAGTGGGTTGTATCCTCGGGGAGCTGAGTGACGGACAGCCCTTGTTCCCAGGAGAAAGTGAGATAGATCAG CTCTTCACCATTCAGAAGGTTTTGGGGCCTCTTCCTGCAGAACAGATGAAACTCTTCTACAACAACCCTCGCTTTCATGGAATCAGG tttCCCTCTGTTACTCATCCTCAGACTTTGGAGAGAAGATACCAGGGTATCCTGAGTGGTTTGATGTTGGATCTGATGAAg agcctgctgctgctgaaccCCACTGAGCGTTACCTGACTGAGCAGAGTTTGAACCATCCAGCCTTCCAGCCTctgagacaggcagagagagaacgACCTCCCCCTGCATCTCCCAACCTGCCGCGCTCCTCCAAAAGGAAAACGCACCATCATGGAGAGAACACAGTTCCTACAAG GAGTCACCAAAAGAGCACGAGCCGTCGCTCCAACAGCAAAGAATGTTCCAGCCTCCCTCGCCATGGCGACCTCCATCACCTCAGCAACAAGGGTTTCCTCAACGGGAACAAGCCACCCCCCTCCAGTCTGAGTCCTCAACTCCTCCCAAAGGGCCAGTACTTGTCCCAAACCCTCAATCGTTCAGCCTCATCCAGCAAAGACCTAGCCAACAACAACCTGCCGCACCTCCTCAGTCCAAAAGACACAAAAGGCAAGACAGAGTTTGATTTCAGCATGGGACCGTCCCCGAAGCTGTCTGACCAGGGACACGGAGGGAAGTACAGCCACAGCAAATCCAGCTCCTCTcgctctcagcagcagcagcaacagcagcagcagcagcagcagcagcaggccagCCGCCACACCTTCCTGGAAGGAAAGAACAATACCCTGCAGtctgcagcagaaaaacaacatggcCGACACACCCACAGTATGGCCGATTCTACCCATGGGTCCATGTCCTCGTCCTCAAAGAGTTCAGCCTCTTATCTCAGCCTGTCTAAGAGCCACAGCGCGCTGAGCGATTCTAAATCTGTAGGGAACCTCAGTGATGGTCGACTCCACCTAGATGACCCAAACGCCAACGCCAATGTTGGGATGCAGCCCAGTGCTCGCTTCTTCCCAGCCAGCTGCTTAGACCTGAACGCTCCTTCAGGTCCACCCGGGCCGCCCGGCAGCCCCTCTGCTCGACACAGCGATCGATCTGGACACAGCCCCGCTTCGCGTAGCAGCGGCAACGTCCGAATGGAGAGCAGCACACTGGACTCCTCGTCCAGACACAAATCCAGACATAAACCTTTAACACCAG AGGAGGCCGGCGCTCCGGAGCTCTTAGACCCTGGAGGAGCTGGGATGCCTTCCACACACACTCTACCTTCTCCACATGAGTCTTATCATTACGGCCTGGGCTACACCTCACCCTTCTCCTCCCAGCAAAGGCCTCAGCGCCACTCTATGTACGTGAGGAGGGAGCGTCACCGACCACACGGGGTGGAGGGGGGAATGGCGGGCCTGCCTGCGCCGGGACAGGCAATACCAACACGTGCCAGcagtctgcagctcctctcccCTCAGCTGCAGCACCGGACAACCCTGACAGGACACTCGGTTAGCTCGTCCAGAGAGAGCTGCACAGATGACATGACCAGG AGTGAGCAGTCCCCTAAAGACTTGAGCCACCCCTGTGCCCCCATCAAAGACTCTACGAGGGACAACGCTGCTGCTTATCATACGCAGCGCTCTAAAAACGAG GTCGGGATGTATCACGACCCGCATGTTGAGGACGGCGGATCCTCCAAGGAGAACCGGATGATCTTCACTGAGTCCATGCCACGGAGAGTTGGCAGCTTTTACCGTG tcCCTTCCCCCCGACCAGATAACTCCTCCTCTTTCCACGATGGCGTCGGGCAGGGTCGAGGGCCGGTCGTACCCGTTGTACCTGGAGACCCTGTCGCCATGGCCAACCACTCCAAACGTCAGACAGCTTTTGACTg GACTGCTGCCGAAGCGATGGTCATGAATCCTCCGGAGCCGatcaaagagaaggaaaaacaagGCTTCTTCAGAtccattaaaaagaagaagaagaagacacaaata GTTCCTGGTAACGGACAAGAGCACATGTccctgcagaggagctcaaagtcGTCCTCTCACCACGGCAGCCGACGGAAAAACCGCGAGAGATCCCGAGACAGAGACCGAGAGCGGGAACAGAGCAGGgaacgagacagagagagagagagagaaagagagagagagagagagagggacagagggagggagagagagagagtcaatgACTGGCCACCAGACAAACCAGTGGACTCACACTCTCAG AGTCAACCCCTGAAGTCGCTCCGCCGGCTCCTTCATCTCTCGCCGTCTTCCTCGAATCAAGGAcaacctcctccccctccccctgacCTGCGCTTCCAAGCCCCCCTCCCCAACCCCCCTCAGCCCTCCTCCAAACCAGTCTACCCCGAGGGTCGAGGGCACGCCGAGAGTAGGGGGCACCCCGGGGTGAGCAGCTCCACCCAGCAGGCCAAGAGCCGCAAGACCAGCTACCCTCTTCCCGGGCAGATCGAGTCCAGCTGGCACGTGTCGGCTCTGCAGCGGGCAGAGGGCGCTCAGTTCACCCCAGAACAGCTGGGCATCAAACCGGGGCAGAACGGACCCACCTTTACCCGAGCCTCCCGCACTAGGATGCCAAACCTCAACGACCTGAAGGAGACCGCGCtgtaa